Part of the Zingiber officinale cultivar Zhangliang chromosome 6A, Zo_v1.1, whole genome shotgun sequence genome, AACACTGCAAATGCAACAGCAGCTTCATTGCTATTTGACTCTGATGATGCATCTGACTGGTCATTCAATAACTTGCTAAATGCATCCACTGTTTCCACATTTCGTACATTTCCTGAGAAGTATACAATTGAGATCATCCTAGTTCACTAGTACAAAACTAATTAGAAACGATTCATTATACAAAATTACCTGAATGGTTTGGATCTGATACAACACATTTATTGGCAATCTCAGTTTTTAATCCAAGAATTTCATCATTTTGATAGTCAATGGAACAAGACAAAACCTCCACATTGTGTTTCGATGGGCTTAGTGAATTGTTTGCATCTTCGTCGAACTTCTTTAAGGGGATAGACACTGCTTCTTCGGATGTCAAGACAATCTCTTTTTCACCTTTGTGACTCATTTTCATACGTAATGCATCATCCTCTTGCATAGAAAACAATTTCCCTAGAGATTTGGAGACATGAGCTGTTCGGGAGCTTGTTCTTGGACCTTTAGCATCTAGCATGTCGACAAGGTGCTTCTTTGCTTCTTCATATATAGGAGGAGTTGATTTTGCTACAGAGGGATCATTTCTGATTCTATTGTTATTGATGACCGAACTTGCAATGGGAGAGACAATGGAAGGCTTTTCTTTATCATGTAAGGATTTGCTTTCAGAACATGCAACTACACTGTCATTATTGAGCAATTTGTCTCCATCTGCTTGATCCTTGTGCCCAATGGGAATTTTGTGTAAAATACCATCCATGGAGATTGCTCGTCGTTCTTTCTTACTCCCACCAATTATACTCTTAATCTTTCTTTTGatctccctaagagaaaaatTGGACATAACTCCATCACCTTCCTCATCAACTGTCTTACTACGTGATGGACGTGAAAAGTTTGGAATGGATTTGATTTTTTGCTCCTTTGTTCTTGTTCTGTGGTTTTCAACAGGTGCTTGAATTTGATTATCCAAATCCTCACTTTTTTTTGGTGATCCTATCTCCTTTGATTTATCTTTACTCCCAAAAAATCTAGATCTAGTTTGCTTATTGACCATATCTTCATTTTCAACTTGATGGTTGGAACTCATAATATCATTCCGAGACAATCGTGCATTTTTTGAATAACTTTCAAACCCCAAACTTGGAGGCCTGGTTTGATTGTTAAAATCAGAATCTGAATTCAGCTCGTACTTATTACTCCTTTCTTGAAGCATTTCTTCCTTCATGAGAGTTTTAACACTAGCAAAGCTAGCAGCATCTCCCTTTGCCTTGGTTCCAGtaactttctgaaaaaagcaTCAGATCTGATATCTGATATCCTTCTAGCTCAGTATAAACGaactaaagtttttcaaaattcatcaaATGAAAAAGCGACAACCATAATACTCCTATACTGATCAAGGGTTTAGGGCCATTAATATAAGATATGCAAGACCTTTCTTGGTTTAAGaatttacatttttcttttcAGTTTAAGGAAGTTGAGACAGTACAATTATCTAATCATAATTGACGTCGTAATGTTTTTGTTTTATAAGTTAAACTGTAATAATTATGATATATTCTCATGATACTACCCAATCCAAACCAAATTGAGGATACTAAACTAGTTTACATATGATACGCATTTCGTAATCAAATTCCAACTCAAATAGAGGATATCTAGACAACTGTTATTGCAAATGTTGTACTTATGATACGCATTTCGTAATCAAATTCCAACTCAAACAGAGGATATCTAGACAACTGTTATTGCAAATGTTGTACTTACCTTGACATTTTCACCTTTGTCTTCGTTACGGCCTGATTTATCAAGTTTAATTTTTGAATAATCTCTACCTGTAAATAATTTAGAGACCATAAATTATGAAGCCAGCAAGTTAAAGAATTCCCTACAACATTTTAAAACTTACCGCTCGACAATCAATATGTAAACTGACATATAAGCAGTAAACAAGAGCAACCTCAGAGATCAAAAAATTACTTAACTTAGTATTCAGCTTCTCTTCATCTGCAATATTATGCTGATAAAAACTAACCAAAGAAAGTCTATGTTATGGGGTTTACTCTAGTATTCCTatttatcaataatatttatataaagGTAGAGGAGGCTACCTAGGATTCATTGCTAAGGAGTAAACTTAATTTTTCCCATAACATGGTGTCATAGCCGCTTCTTTTTTCCGGTTGACCCCttcatgcgagtcatgcctatttTCTCTCCATGTCACCTATGACGGTTGTTGCCGGATGTTGATGCCCTCCAACTCTTCATTATTCAAATAATTTTAGACAATAATTTTACGTTCACTCGAGAAATTGATTTACTATTGTCTACTCGTGAAATAACCATCCTTTGCCCCCATTACATTTATTGGTTATGAAAACAAAATTTTCCAACATCTCCAAAAATTATTGCAATATGGCCAAGCCACTCATCTTATCCAGATAGTGCTTCTGAAAAAGGGAATCATTGCCAAGCAGTCAGCAACATCACATGTCTTGAACCATTATCGTTTGTCCCCAGAACATGATAACCAGTTGTTTCTTCAACAAAATCATTTGGCATAACCAAAGTATTTTCAAACTTGGCCAATCCTGTCGACTTTTATTTTCAAGTTTTTTCTGCATTGAATCATTCTAGACCAATCAAATCCCTTTTTCTATTATCTTTCAACGATTTGATCCGACCTTTATCTATCCAATTTGCTCAATATTTGATATCCAATTTTATTGAGGAAAAAAGAAAACAGCTTGGCTTTTGCCAATTCAGATCCATCCCAACTAACCTAGTACTATTTCTCAAAATCACTTTACAACAATAAGAGCACTTACCAAACAGGGAATGAAACACAACAAAAAGGTAAAACATATCGACCGATGATAACTCAAATAGCTTGAACAAAGAGAACTTACCACCTCGTCTAGAACTTGCAGGACGAACATCTGAAAGTAACCTCGGAGCAGGCGGGCTTTGTTGGAAGTCAAACAAACTAATAATAGGCCACATGCAGCCTGTGCTATCCTTCTCAACTTGTGGAGGCCTTTTAATGGATCTTTTTCCCATCGAACAAGGGGGATTTGAGGATCTAATTTGaagcatgaaagaagaaatagttAGTAGAAATCTTGAATAAACATTCAAAGCATTTGGCTCCATTAGCAAATGTTTCAGATTGAGTTTTGTTATTTTGCACCTCGTACGCAACCATAAAAGCACACACATTACGTTCATAACTTTAGAAGTCAAATTTGGTAAACACCAATTTTATACATAACT contains:
- the LOC121996814 gene encoding uncharacterized protein LOC121996814 isoform X1 — its product is MGKRSIKRPPQVEKDSTGCMWPIISLFDFQQSPPAPRLLSDVRPASSRRGGRDYSKIKLDKSGRNEDKGENVKKVTGTKAKGDAASFASVKTLMKEEMLQERSNKYELNSDSDFNNQTRPPSLGFESYSKNARLSRNDIMSSNHQVENEDMVNKQTRSRFFGSKDKSKEIGSPKKSEDLDNQIQAPVENHRTRTKEQKIKSIPNFSRPSRSKTVDEEGDGVMSNFSLREIKRKIKSIIGGSKKERRAISMDGILHKIPIGHKDQADGDKLLNNDSVVACSESKSLHDKEKPSIVSPIASSVINNNRIRNDPSVAKSTPPIYEEAKKHLVDMLDAKGPRTSSRTAHVSKSLGKLFSMQEDDALRMKMSHKGEKEIVLTSEEAVSIPLKKFDEDANNSLSPSKHNVEVLSCSIDYQNDEILGLKTEIANKCVVSDPNHSGNVRNVETVDAFSKLLNDQSDASSESNSNEAAVAFAVLNEDLAHSMIQSVPSSYRKESFETPESPINKPGRSPVSVFEKFIPDNFTIPKLRAVNSIFPTKEERTTSRTYFANRKARIKYIEVVLEASGLRAIDFSRWHLANNLLEQSVFDEVGISCYQQIDDLKLLFDCIYEALKEIQEKFFKCTPWVSLLSSNVLLAPAELSPSKEVDRIITGHIPMDFSDSIDPIVTRDMEIGRWMDIQFETEEVVLEIWDTALDDLVEEAIFDLWLDLSADW
- the LOC121996814 gene encoding uncharacterized protein LOC121996814 isoform X2, coding for MGKRSIKRPPQVEKDSTGCMWPIISLFDFQQSPPAPRLLSDVRPASSRRGRDYSKIKLDKSGRNEDKGENVKKVTGTKAKGDAASFASVKTLMKEEMLQERSNKYELNSDSDFNNQTRPPSLGFESYSKNARLSRNDIMSSNHQVENEDMVNKQTRSRFFGSKDKSKEIGSPKKSEDLDNQIQAPVENHRTRTKEQKIKSIPNFSRPSRSKTVDEEGDGVMSNFSLREIKRKIKSIIGGSKKERRAISMDGILHKIPIGHKDQADGDKLLNNDSVVACSESKSLHDKEKPSIVSPIASSVINNNRIRNDPSVAKSTPPIYEEAKKHLVDMLDAKGPRTSSRTAHVSKSLGKLFSMQEDDALRMKMSHKGEKEIVLTSEEAVSIPLKKFDEDANNSLSPSKHNVEVLSCSIDYQNDEILGLKTEIANKCVVSDPNHSGNVRNVETVDAFSKLLNDQSDASSESNSNEAAVAFAVLNEDLAHSMIQSVPSSYRKESFETPESPINKPGRSPVSVFEKFIPDNFTIPKLRAVNSIFPTKEERTTSRTYFANRKARIKYIEVVLEASGLRAIDFSRWHLANNLLEQSVFDEVGISCYQQIDDLKLLFDCIYEALKEIQEKFFKCTPWVSLLSSNVLLAPAELSPSKEVDRIITGHIPMDFSDSIDPIVTRDMEIGRWMDIQFETEEVVLEIWDTALDDLVEEAIFDLWLDLSADW